ctccgCTTCCCTGCGTGGTTAACATTCCGGTCTAGTACACACTCTCCAAGCAGCGGATAATCGGTGACGGGGCTGCGAGATAGTATCAGCTCGGTTGCACATACTGCAGGCCCCCTCCATCTGGCTGCCGTGTAGTATACGCGCATGGCACCGCATACACAGGTGGGCGTCGACTGCTCGAAAATGTgaaagtttcgttttgtttttcgcctaGCCACAGTTTAGTATTTCAAGTCTCAGCGTACACGCAACTGCACACCGACTACGCCCAGCGACTTGTAATGCTAAAACGTTTCAGTTTCCTGCCAACATGCCAATAGGTGATTTCACATTGAAATACCGCCATCTTTGTTGGTACTTTTCGGCACCATACTGTAGGTATCTTATCGGATGTATCGGATTATTTACTGTGCGTCTTACTATGAGCAATGGTCTGTATTGTTGTAAAACGCTatgattgaaaaatatatAAGTTTAAAAGTAAATGCTTTGCAgttttgttgaatttatttgTCATTTACAATTGGACATTCATTTAACTATAACGAGACTATTCAAAAAGATAGTGCGGTGGTATCGTCAACAACGGGGGCGATCCGTTGTTGACGATAATATTAATCTCTGTggcttactgtaacgttgaGTTCTTTGACCAACTGCCGTTATAAGTGATTCtgcttcttatccggcaataAAAACAACCGAGCGGTCTTGacctgcaacagagacaatgttaatcgCTGTCACTTACTGTAACGTTCTGCGCCAAACCCGCCTGCTGTCACGCTGGTCTAGGGAATCGAACATAGGCCAGCGACATTGCAACGACAAGCAGTAGCGACGACTCTATCAACGGACGATAGTGTTGCCTACTTAGGAATAAAAACATTTCACACTAATCGGAATCACTAACaagttcgaaaaaaaactttccgttattttttggctATGGTGTTAAAACGCACTGAAATGCTGAGAAGAGTTGTcatgaaaaagaaatgattGGTGGAAGATGAAAACCTCGAGAAAAATAGAGTACGATACGGACCCACAAGACAATTTTACAAAGCGGTATCATACCGGCTGCtaaaaaaacctaaaaacaCGCTCCATAAGTGGCATAACACTGTTAGCAACGTCCGAGAGGAAGGTgttcaaattgatttttgtccCCGTATATGTCAAACGACAATCGAGGAACAGTAGAGGTAGTTGGTTGCAGGGCAGGACTGCTCGGAGGTTGCAGTTTCTGATGAATACGTAGTAAGTGGCTTAActaaaataacaataaaacctTTACACTAAATCTAAACACCTAAAAGATTAGTATCCATGCTTAAATCATGGTATATCAATCAAGTATAAAATATCAGCGATTAATATCaaaaaaatactttaaccGTGCGTTGTGTCATCCTCCACGAAGTCGCGTGCTATCTCTTTAGTCACGCAGTCCACGTGACTTACCTTGTTGCGAAATCGTACCCCGTAAAACTTATGCGCTTTTTCCATCAGCTCCAAACGGAAAGTAGTGGTAATAAACTGAGCTTTATCGCTCAACTCGTGTATCATGTCAGCCACAGCACTTCGGTGTTGCGCATCCAATGCCTGATCGATTTCGTCAAATAGATAGAAAGGAGCCGGGTCACACTTTTGGATGGCAAATATGAGCGCTAGAGCAACCAGTGACTTTTGCCCTCCGGACAGCTGGTTCATTTCACGCATCTCGGCATCGACGCCTGTGAAGGACACTCGAATGCCGATGCCAGTGAATTCGTCGGATGTCTCAACTTCGCGTTCCATATCATTTCCTTGGGTGTCGTTTGTGGTGCGCAGAATCAGATGACCGCATCCCTGAGGAACTAACTTCTTGAAAACCTCTGTGAAGTTGGCTGCCACCTGGCGGAAAGTGAATTGAATGGCCTCTACTTTCCGCGCTTCAAGCAGCTGCATCAGTTCACAAATTTTATCCTTTCCCACATCCAACTCGGCCTTTCGCTTGTAcaatttttccttttgttccGAAAAACTCAGAAACTGATCCAAGGCTTTCTTATTGACGTGATTATATTTCTTCAGATGTTGATTGGCCTTTTCCAATTCTTTGAATAGCTgcaatggaaattgaaaagagAACGAAGGAAGATATGAATGTATTTGTCACACACCTTATTGCAGTGACGTCCTTACCGCCTTCAGAGACATCTTCTGGTAACTTGCGTCCGCGTTGGGAAGAGCACCTAAGCCAGCTATCTTTTCCGTGCATTCTTCCACCTTCTGATGTAACATATTTTCCTTGGTTGCCcatttttccatccttttgGAATCTTCTTCCATTTTCTCTTGTGCTTCTTTTTCCTTCTGTATCCAATTTTCTAACTCTTTCTGTTGGGTTTTCTGCAACTTCATGGCTTCGGTTAATCTGAAAAAGGAGTTCTATGAAAACGAATTCTCCGTTAACAGAATTATAGCACTAAAATACATACTTTCGATCAATATCCTCCGTATCGGTCAGCACTTTACGAATTCTCTTCTCCGTCGAAACCACCTCATTACGGCAGTTGTTGAGTTGGCGTTTACGGTCTTCAACAGAAATTTCCTGTAACGCCTGCACTAATTCATCCTTACGACGGAACAAATTATTAGTTAACAGATTTTCCAGCTTATTTTTTGTCACTTCCAAGCTCATACGCGATGTAAACGCTTCCTTGTTCTCTTGGTTTAGACGACGAATTTCGTCATTCAGTGAGTCCACCTCATGTTGGTCCTGCACCGACAGTTGAGACATCAATTCCTGGTGCAATTCGTTTTCTAAACCATCCTTGGTGCTATTCATAGCCTCGAGATTTGCCTTACACTGTGCTAATGAACGCTCTTTCGGATTTCGGAACCGCTCAATGCGCGATAGCTCGTCTTTCATGAGTCGGATATCGGCTTGTATcttttcgaatgcatctttcgaTTTACCCTGTTTGGTTTCGGTCTTCTGCATCTCCGACACGACCGAATTGATGTTGCTCTCCGTTTGCTTCAGTTCATTTCGAAAGTCCGATAACTCTTTGTCCAGATCTTGAATAGTTTGTAGAAACTCGGATCGTTTCTTTTGCATCTCGAGACGTGAACGCGATGTGTTGAAATATCCGCCAGTGAGTGAACCTTTCGAAGAAACCTGATCACCTTCCAGAGTCACGCAATCCAGGCCCGTACTTTTGGCCAATTCAGTGGCACGCTCCAAGTTACGACAAATAAGCGTTCTTCCAAATATATATCTGAGCGCCTTATCATATTGTTCCTCATACTTGAGTTTCGATATCATTGGAATCGAATCGGGATCTTCCGGGTAATCGTGAATTTTAACCTGCAAACGATTTAGTGGCATAAACGTCACTTCGCCAGGTAGCTTCTGTTTGTTCATTTCCTTGAGAATTTGCGTTCCAACCCGGTCAGATTCAACAATGTGATGAAAAAGGCGATTGCCGGCAGTTACTTCCACTGCAGTATAAATGGATTTGTCACAATTAAAATTCTCAATTACAGGCCCATAATAGGCATCGGCAATTTCCGCATGTTGTCCGCCTCTTTGTTGGAAGCTTTCAAGTACCTTGCGCACGGAATCACGCCCGTTAAGTATTGGCTTGCCGGCCATCGAACGTAACGCTTGATCAGTTTTCGCCAATTCTTCTTTGTGACCAGAAAGAGTTTGAGTGActgatgtttcctttttccaaatgTCGTTCCGGATACTTTGATAATgatctttctttttctttagTTCGTAGaagtttttgttgtgttcatCAATTTGCACACGCAGTTGCTCGAAAGATTCTGTATGGTccaggatttttttctctagTTCGCTCTGTTTCGCAATATCCTTCTTAAGATCATCTTGCAGTTTATTTTGATGGGATATTTTGTCTTTGATCTGCTTGTTCAGAGACTTCAGCTCGCTTTGTATCCATTTATCACGTTCTTCTTTTGACGAGAACTGAGATCCTCGTCCTTGCTTAGCGTAAAGCTCTTTCCGCTTCTGCTCTTTTAGGTTCAGCTCCCGTGAACATTCCTCTTCTTTACGCCGCATAGCTTCGTAACGTGGCCGAACAAGCTCaagttctttttctttctcagcAATAGTGATCTTCAACCGGTCTAATTCTTGCTCAGCGCGTTCTTTCGATTTGTTATCACCCTGCACTTCGTCCGACAGGTCAGAAATGGTCAGATCCAGCTTTGTTTTCTCacgcagcagctgctgatgCTCAGTTGCtaaaactgatttttcatCCTTTGCTGAAACAACATCTTTCTTTGCGTCTTTCAATGCCTTTTGAGCTCCCTTCACCTTCTCTTGAGCTTTCTGTATATCTTGTGTCAGCAGTTTCTGTTTATCGCCGGAAGACTTCCGTTGCACATCCAAATCCTCCAGCTGCTTTTTCGTGTCTTTTAACTCCGTTTCATAAATAATGTACTCTAAAGTTCGTCTGGATTTATCCCATTTCTGGTACTCTGACAgctcttccttttcttcttccagcGTTTTTAAACGGTCCTCGATGGTGCGAAGGTACTCGGaaattttttccaattttccttcgctctctcgcaAAAGGTTCATTGAttcttcttttcgttcgtCGTAAACTCTTGTGCCAGCTACTTCACGAAGCAGCTTGAGACGCTGTGAATCCGGAGCAGTTgccatttgattgattttgcctTGTTTGACGATATAGTAAGGGTTTGAATTAGAGAAGCCAGCCGATTCTAACAAGTTCACCACTTCCGAACGCGGTAccacttttttgtttaaaaaatattgatcCTTCTTGGCCCCAATCACTCGTCGTAAGAATATTTCATCTTTATCAATCTGTAAAAAGGATGCAATGTAAGCAATTCATCTTGGCAAAAGTGTCCAGATGTTCCGGCATCATATGAGCGTCAAGCGACCCAATCTCATTGTGAGATAGTATGCATGACGATAGCTACACTTACCGGGACACGACTATCGGAATTATCGAAGATTATTTCAACATACGCAGACATAGCTCGAGGGCCTGTTCCTTCATGAAGTAGAGCCTGTCTTTGCTCAGGCCGCAAATGCGTGAACTCATCGCTAAGGACGAATTGAATGGCTGGAAGAGGTATTCATAGAGCGTCAATCTTAAATGGCAGTCATTTTTTTACACAATTTGCAATCATAGAATAAGTCGTACCATAGAAAAAGTTGCTTTTGCCTGATCCATTTCTCCCCACAACAACATTGTGCCGTTTGTCGAAAGGCTCCACAACCGTTTGTTCACGATAACTTTTAAAACCCTGAATGATGACCTGATGAAGAAACGTTTTTGTAGTAAAAATAACTAAACACAAAAGCCGGCATTACCTGTTTTATatgcatttttaaaacataacacacaaTATTTTGCCCGCGAATGAACGCGTCATCTGAAAAGACGCCGCGGTCTAAAGTCAGAGGGATAACAAGGAGAATCGCACCTTGCCTACATAAAGGCTGTGCGAACGAAGTATGCTTGAATAGGTATCGCACGGTCTTTATGTAGGCAAGGTGCGATTCTCCTTGTTATCCCTCTGACTTTAGACCGCGGCGTCTTTTCAGATGACGCGTTCATTCGCGGGCAAAATAttgtgtgttatgttttaaaaatgcatATAAAACAGGTAATGCCGGCTTTTGTGTTTAGTTATTTTTACTACAAAAACGTTTCTTCATCAGGTCATCATTCAGGGTTTTAAAAGTTATCGTGAACAAACGGTTGTGGAGCCTTTCGACAAACGGCACAATGTTGTTGTGGGGAGAAATGGATCAGGCAAAAGCAACTTTTTCTATGGTACGACTTATTCTATGATTGCAAATTGTGTAAAAAAATGACTGCCATTTAAGATTGACGCTCTATGAATACCTCTTCCAGCCATTCAATTCGTCCTTAGCGATGAGTTCACGCATTTGCGGCCTGAGCAAAGACAGGCTCTACTTCATG
This window of the Anopheles cruzii chromosome X, idAnoCruzAS_RS32_06, whole genome shotgun sequence genome carries:
- the LOC128277697 gene encoding structural maintenance of chromosomes protein 3-like, with product MHIKQVIIQGFKSYREQTVVEPFDKRHNVVVGRNGSGKSNFFYAIQFVLSDEFTHLRPEQRQALLHEGTGPRAMSAYVEIIFDNSDSRVPIDKDEIFLRRVIGAKKDQYFLNKKVVPRSEVVNLLESAGFSNSNPYYIVKQGKINQMATAPDSQRLKLLREVAGTRVYDERKEESMNLLRESEGKLEKISEYLRTIEDRLKTLEEEKEELSEYQKWDKSRRTLEYIIYETELKDTKKQLEDLDVQRKSSGDKQKLLTQDIQKAQEKVKGAQKALKDAKKDVVSAKDEKSVLATEHQQLLREKTKLDLTISDLSDEVQGDNKSKERAEQELDRLKITIAEKEKELELVRPRYEAMRRKEEECSRELNLKEQKRKELYAKQGRGSQFSSKEERDKWIQSELKSLNKQIKDKISHQNKLQDDLKKDIAKQSELEKKILDHTESFEQLRVQIDEHNKNFYELKKKKDHYQSIRNDIWKKETSVTQTLSGHKEELAKTDQALRSMAGKPILNGRDSVRKVLESFQQRGGQHAEIADAYYGPVIENFNCDKSIYTAVEVTAGNRLFHHIVESDRVGTQILKEMNKQKLPGEVTFMPLNRLQVKIHDYPEDPDSIPMISKLKYEEQYDKALRYIFGRTLICRNLERATELAKSTGLDCVTLEGDQVSSKGSLTGGYFNTSRSRLEMQKKRSEFLQTIQDLDKELSDFRNELKQTESNINSVVSEMQKTETKQGKSKDAFEKIQADIRLMKDELSRIERFRNPKERSLAQCKANLEAMNSTKDGLENELHQELMSQLSVQDQHEVDSLNDEIRRLNQENKEAFTSRMSLEVTKNKLENLLTNNLFRRKDELVQALQEISVEDRKRQLNNCRNEVVSTEKRIRKVLTDTEDIDRKLTEAMKLQKTQQKELENWIQKEKEAQEKMEEDSKRMEKWATKENMLHQKVEECTEKIAGLGALPNADASYQKMSLKALFKELEKANQHLKKYNHVNKKALDQFLSFSEQKEKLYKRKAELDVGKDKICELMQLLEARKVEAIQFTFRQVAANFTEVFKKLVPQGCGHLILRTTNDTQGNDMEREVETSDEFTGIGIRVSFTGVDAEMREMNQLSGGQKSLVALALIFAIQKCDPAPFYLFDEIDQALDAQHRSAVADMIHELSDKAQFITTTFRLELMEKAHKFYGVRFRNKVSHVDCVTKEIARDFVEDDTTHG